The Verrucomicrobium spinosum DSM 4136 = JCM 18804 genome includes a region encoding these proteins:
- a CDS encoding PLP-dependent aminotransferase family protein, with translation MARKASLQELALRPAPEGTPLFRWIYEELRLAIAEGRLKPGMRLPSTRDLATQYGVARGTVLVTFEQLKAEGYVESEVGSGTRVAGNLPERFFAPAPSLQATPASVTPSRARLSAWSQTLRPLFPLRGVAPTGVAFEPNQPALDLFPTTLWSRLAGRRLRRASGLQLGVAEAHGYRPLREAVAAYLGSARAVHCTADQVVIVSGTQQTLDLTARLVLDPGDKVWMEDPGYIGAVGAFRSVGARLVAIPVDEDGLDVAQGRKLAADAKLAYVTPAHEFPLGTSLSLERRLALLQWAQEAGAWIFEDDYDSEYRYQGRPLPSMQGLDGSGCVIFAGSFNKMLFPNLRLGYVVLPPRLVEPFAVARSLSDRFPPLLDQAVLCDFITEGHFGQHIRRMREAYAERLGTLMEMAATGPLAGLIEIAPIHAGMQTAGHLPPEMNDHAVAEAAARQGVRCMTLSMFQIRRKNVNGLLLGFGGYRPDLIREGARKLARVLEGR, from the coding sequence ATGGCCAGAAAAGCATCCCTGCAGGAACTGGCATTGCGCCCGGCCCCGGAGGGGACGCCCCTATTCCGATGGATCTACGAGGAGCTTCGTCTCGCGATCGCTGAGGGCCGGCTCAAGCCGGGCATGCGGCTGCCTTCCACCCGGGATCTGGCGACGCAGTACGGCGTGGCGCGTGGCACGGTGCTGGTCACCTTTGAGCAGCTCAAGGCCGAGGGCTATGTGGAGAGTGAGGTGGGATCGGGCACACGGGTGGCGGGCAATCTGCCAGAGCGTTTCTTTGCCCCGGCTCCCTCGTTGCAGGCGACACCGGCGAGTGTGACGCCTTCACGGGCCAGACTTTCTGCATGGTCCCAGACACTGCGCCCCCTGTTTCCTCTTCGCGGGGTGGCTCCTACGGGGGTGGCGTTTGAGCCCAACCAGCCGGCGCTGGATCTCTTTCCCACCACCTTGTGGAGCCGGCTGGCAGGGCGTCGGCTGCGACGGGCCTCCGGCCTGCAACTGGGCGTGGCGGAGGCCCACGGGTACCGGCCGCTCCGGGAGGCGGTGGCAGCCTATTTGGGATCTGCCCGGGCGGTGCACTGCACGGCGGATCAGGTGGTGATTGTTTCCGGAACCCAGCAGACGCTCGATCTTACGGCGCGGCTGGTGCTGGACCCTGGCGACAAGGTATGGATGGAGGACCCGGGGTACATCGGGGCGGTGGGTGCCTTTCGGTCCGTGGGGGCGCGGCTGGTGGCCATCCCCGTCGATGAGGATGGACTGGACGTGGCCCAAGGGCGGAAGCTGGCCGCCGATGCCAAGCTGGCCTATGTGACGCCGGCGCATGAGTTTCCTCTGGGCACGAGTCTGAGCCTGGAACGTCGCCTGGCCCTGCTGCAGTGGGCGCAGGAGGCGGGGGCATGGATCTTTGAGGACGACTATGATAGCGAGTACCGCTATCAGGGGCGGCCGCTGCCCTCCATGCAGGGGCTGGACGGCAGCGGGTGCGTGATCTTCGCGGGGAGTTTCAACAAGATGTTGTTTCCTAACCTGCGACTGGGCTATGTGGTGCTGCCGCCGCGGCTGGTGGAGCCGTTTGCCGTGGCTCGCTCGCTGAGTGATCGTTTCCCGCCATTGCTGGATCAGGCCGTGTTGTGTGATTTCATCACGGAGGGCCACTTCGGCCAGCACATCCGCCGGATGCGGGAGGCGTATGCGGAAAGGTTGGGCACGCTGATGGAAATGGCGGCGACAGGGCCTCTGGCGGGTCTGATCGAGATCGCCCCGATTCATGCCGGCATGCAGACGGCGGGGCATTTGCCGCCCGAGATGAATGACCATGCGGTCGCAGAGGCGGCGGCACGGCAGGGGGTGCGGTGCATGACGCTCTCCATGTTCCAGATCCGGCGCAAGAATGTGAACGGGCTGCTG
- a CDS encoding cupin domain-containing protein encodes MPLSRRQLMTLLTAASGVPAFAATASAATHQDAAQTGSKVTSLLTRALAGHPESDVNMVLVEYAGGASSPAHRHSGPVFVYVLEGAVEMQITDGPLTKLTKGETYYEPPGGVHLVSRNASTTEPAKLLAFVIGPKGEAPTGPVDKH; translated from the coding sequence ATGCCCCTTTCCCGCCGCCAACTCATGACCCTGCTCACCGCTGCTTCCGGCGTGCCCGCCTTCGCAGCAACAGCCTCTGCCGCCACGCACCAGGATGCCGCCCAGACCGGCTCCAAGGTGACTTCCCTCCTCACCCGCGCCCTCGCCGGACATCCTGAAAGCGATGTCAACATGGTGCTGGTGGAGTACGCCGGAGGAGCCAGCTCCCCGGCCCACCGCCACTCCGGCCCCGTCTTCGTGTATGTGCTGGAGGGTGCCGTGGAGATGCAGATCACCGACGGACCGCTCACCAAGCTCACCAAAGGTGAGACCTACTACGAGCCCCCGGGTGGCGTGCATCTGGTCTCCCGCAACGCCAGCACCACCGAGCCCGCCAAGCTGCTCGCCTTCGTGATCGGCCCCAAGGGTGAAGCCCCGACCGGGCCGGTGGACAAACACTGA
- a CDS encoding carboxymuconolactone decarboxylase family protein, whose product MSEISDTPEGKPRMAYHLASPDAVKAMFALSVAVQKLGIEPKLLDLIHLRVSLINGCAYCIDLHNREALARGETARRLNLLPVWHEVPHLYTSRERAALAWTEAVTLISQTHVPDDVYAHARTEFSETELTNLNLAVVAINGWNRFAISFRKMPEELK is encoded by the coding sequence ATGAGTGAGATCTCCGACACCCCGGAAGGCAAGCCCCGCATGGCATATCACCTGGCCAGCCCCGACGCTGTGAAGGCCATGTTCGCCCTGTCTGTCGCCGTCCAGAAACTCGGCATCGAGCCCAAACTCCTGGATCTGATCCACCTGCGCGTCTCCCTGATCAATGGTTGCGCCTACTGCATCGACCTCCACAATCGCGAGGCGCTCGCCCGCGGAGAAACCGCCCGCCGCCTGAATCTCCTGCCCGTGTGGCATGAGGTGCCCCACCTCTACACCAGCCGAGAACGCGCCGCCCTGGCCTGGACCGAGGCCGTGACCCTCATTTCCCAAACGCATGTGCCCGATGACGTGTATGCCCACGCCCGCACCGAGTTCTCGGAAACCGAGCTGACCAACCTCAACCTCGCCGTCGTCGCCATCAACGGCTGGAACCGATTCGCCATCAGCTTCCGAAAAATGCCCGAAGAACTTAAATAA
- a CDS encoding TIGR00282 family metallophosphoesterase produces the protein MTDAPSDQTIRILFLGDVMGDPGRKAVGEMLPRLKEELQIDFAIVNGENSAGGRGITPKIAIGLMRAGAAVITTGDHVWDQKEIVPYFSEEPRLLRPVNYPAGTPGEGSLVLETKKGKVGVINVQGRTFMKMLLENPFTVMDEVVAEMRKETPVIFVDMHSETTSEKVALGWYLDGRVSAVVGTHTHVQTADERVLPNGTAFLCDAGMCGPVDSCIGMEVQTAIERFTKLLPSKGHVARGQVKLCGAVVDVDATTGKALRIERLQRVWHGSTEGA, from the coding sequence ATGACAGACGCCCCTTCTGACCAGACGATTCGCATCCTTTTTTTAGGTGACGTGATGGGTGATCCAGGGCGGAAGGCCGTGGGTGAAATGCTGCCGCGGCTGAAGGAGGAGTTGCAGATCGATTTTGCGATTGTGAACGGCGAGAACAGCGCTGGCGGTCGTGGCATCACTCCGAAGATCGCCATCGGGCTCATGCGTGCCGGGGCGGCCGTCATCACCACCGGCGACCATGTGTGGGACCAGAAGGAGATCGTGCCTTATTTTTCAGAAGAGCCGCGCCTCCTCCGGCCGGTGAACTACCCCGCGGGCACGCCTGGGGAGGGATCGCTGGTGCTGGAGACGAAGAAGGGCAAGGTGGGCGTGATCAACGTGCAGGGGCGCACGTTTATGAAAATGCTGCTGGAGAACCCCTTCACCGTCATGGACGAGGTGGTGGCAGAGATGCGCAAGGAGACGCCGGTCATCTTTGTGGACATGCACTCCGAGACCACGAGCGAGAAAGTGGCGCTGGGCTGGTATCTGGATGGCAGGGTCTCCGCGGTGGTGGGCACCCATACGCATGTGCAGACGGCGGATGAGCGGGTGCTGCCCAATGGCACTGCATTTCTCTGCGATGCGGGCATGTGTGGCCCTGTGGACTCGTGCATCGGCATGGAAGTGCAGACCGCGATTGAGCGGTTCACGAAGCTGCTGCCCAGCAAGGGTCATGTGGCTCGCGGTCAGGTGAAACTGTGTGGCGCGGTGGTGGATGTGGATGCGACGACGGGCAAGGCGCTGAGGATCGAGCGCCTGCAGCGGGTGTGGCACGGCAGCACGGAGGGGGCGTAG